AAATATTATAAAGAGGTTTTTATGAGTAGGAATCTATCTGAAATGAGTTTACAAGAACTATGGAAACTGTTCCCTATTGTATTAAAAAATCATAACCCTGATTATAAATTATGGTATGAAGAAGAAAAAAATAAAATTGAAAATCTAATTGATAAAAACTTGATTGTCCGTATTAGTCATATGGGTAGTACAGCAGTTAACGGGCTTATCGCAAAACCAACTATTGACATTTTAGTTGAAATAAGTGAAGAAACAGATATTGGAATAATTACTTCAAAGCTAAAAGATTTTGGATGGATGCTTATGTTTGAAGAAAACGAGCCTGAATTTTGGCTAATATTCAACAAAGGATACACACCTTTAGGTTATGCAGAAAAAGTTTATCATCTACATATAAGATTTCATAGGGATTGGAGTGAATTGTATTTTAGAGATTATTTACAACTTCACGATGAAGTCTGTAGAGAATATGAAAATCTTAAATTTGGTTTACAGTCTAAATTTGAGCATAATAGGGATGGTTATACTAAAGCCAAAACTGAATTTATAAATAAATGGACAATCAAGGCTAGAGAGGAGTTTGGTCA
This window of the Candidatus Delongbacteria bacterium genome carries:
- a CDS encoding GrpB family protein, whose protein sequence is MSRNLSEMSLQELWKLFPIVLKNHNPDYKLWYEEEKNKIENLIDKNLIVRISHMGSTAVNGLIAKPTIDILVEISEETDIGIITSKLKDFGWMLMFEENEPEFWLIFNKGYTPLGYAEKVYHLHIRFHRDWSELYFRDYLQLHDEVCREYENLKFGLQSKFEHNRDGYTKAKTEFINKWTIKAREEFGQRYKPDN